In one Nocardioides luteus genomic region, the following are encoded:
- a CDS encoding BTAD domain-containing putative transcriptional regulator: MRAYRDDVELETGPRQQGYLLALLLARAGRPTSMSELVDLLWEENVPMSAVNTVQKYVGTIRRMLEPDLPARESGRFIVRRGGGYAFVGGTAAVDLIDFRSHVDSARTHLSSGRRDEAVDQYAQALGLWHGPAGDGLGPSATTSPLFAGINEEFFDACVAVGELAHTQRLSTQILQPLRLAAWMAPLNEPVQASLMTALAAAGKQAEALSVFEAVRARLAGDLGVTPGEALQAARTRVVKQARVRSDQQSDQGESAPLVGRGEERALLARSLESAAAGNAALIMAEGEPGAGKTSLFSEFTQDAERLGALVVWGRSLNHEGTPALWPWSRLISDLVASQPEPTRAGLASGEIRRLLDPRPENLLGGAVLPDSGAQFRLFEQTVDLIRRAAAERPVVLVIDDLQWADVASLQLFRHVATQQPDGVVLAGLLRDRAPAPGDGLGGMLAAVGRLPHHQRIRIGPLQPTEVGELVRRETGRTPSPYVARCIQARTEGNPFFVRELARLLADSDLDVAAGEDALVRTGVPSTVRDIVRDRLAGLDQETRRLVEIAALIGREVDVRLLARAAGVGMSACSALLATADSQGLLEPAEDRPLSVRFVHDLVRESVHQTTSRLLSTGRLHLQIADALEGIHGDDDAVTERLAHHLWLAGPFADPTRTTTALVRGGRRAVAQSAFDAAVPHLEAAASIAHSAGLLELELSALSQLVAVIGMQTGYMGSADATFDLLERAERAARGLGREREAADFLFSHWAAHSQAIQLDRSGQLAHRLLADSERSEDPVVRAYGRHAWGIHQWDVGNVGEAYRHLSESNAVVAERAKSLEQDQLRHDLQLLSPAMLALNAALHGKDDEARRIFGRIESDAGNHSYDVTVWSAFAVTAAALMADPHWALRAAERGIAADPEFAFRFLGAYQRLGRCWAHAVTGRDADRSLAEAEALIESNLTDPPRSGLTTWLALLGEMYLANGRVQEAADALRRADASIEAHGQRYAAAFVQLMHAKLRRALGDPLEAVHEAAGRARATAITQQAYLFVHRADDFLGLARSS; this comes from the coding sequence TTGCGTGCCTATCGCGACGACGTCGAACTGGAGACCGGCCCGCGGCAGCAGGGGTACCTGCTGGCTCTGCTCCTCGCGCGGGCGGGCCGGCCGACGAGCATGTCGGAGCTCGTAGATCTCCTCTGGGAGGAGAACGTCCCGATGTCGGCGGTCAACACTGTCCAGAAGTACGTTGGGACCATCCGCCGCATGCTCGAGCCCGACCTTCCGGCGCGCGAGTCCGGGCGCTTCATCGTCCGCAGAGGCGGCGGCTACGCCTTCGTCGGAGGGACCGCCGCGGTGGACCTGATCGACTTCAGGTCGCATGTCGACAGCGCCAGAACCCACCTCTCCTCAGGCCGACGTGACGAGGCGGTCGACCAGTACGCCCAGGCACTCGGTCTTTGGCACGGTCCGGCCGGCGACGGCCTCGGTCCGAGCGCGACCACCTCACCGTTGTTCGCCGGCATCAACGAGGAGTTCTTCGACGCCTGCGTCGCGGTGGGGGAGCTGGCCCACACGCAGCGGCTCTCCACACAGATCCTTCAGCCGCTGCGCCTGGCCGCCTGGATGGCACCGCTCAACGAGCCCGTTCAAGCCAGCCTGATGACCGCCCTTGCCGCCGCGGGCAAGCAGGCCGAAGCACTCTCCGTCTTCGAGGCCGTTCGGGCTCGGCTGGCCGGCGACCTCGGGGTGACCCCCGGCGAGGCGCTGCAGGCCGCCCGGACGCGCGTCGTGAAGCAGGCCCGCGTCCGGAGCGACCAGCAGAGCGACCAGGGAGAGAGCGCGCCACTCGTCGGACGCGGCGAGGAACGCGCCCTGCTGGCGCGTTCGCTCGAGTCGGCGGCGGCGGGCAACGCCGCCCTGATCATGGCCGAAGGCGAACCCGGGGCAGGAAAGACGTCTCTCTTCTCCGAGTTCACCCAGGATGCCGAGCGGCTTGGTGCACTCGTCGTGTGGGGACGGTCCCTGAACCACGAGGGAACGCCGGCCCTGTGGCCATGGAGCCGTCTCATCTCCGACCTCGTGGCGAGCCAGCCGGAGCCCACCCGCGCAGGGTTGGCCAGCGGCGAGATCCGACGCCTCCTCGACCCGCGCCCGGAGAACCTCCTCGGTGGTGCGGTGCTACCGGACAGCGGCGCTCAGTTCCGTCTCTTCGAGCAGACCGTCGACCTCATCCGGAGAGCCGCTGCCGAGCGTCCGGTCGTGCTGGTGATCGACGACCTGCAATGGGCGGACGTCGCGTCGTTGCAGCTGTTCAGACATGTGGCAACCCAACAGCCGGACGGCGTCGTCCTGGCTGGTCTCCTGCGCGATCGCGCTCCCGCCCCTGGCGATGGGCTCGGGGGAATGCTCGCAGCGGTCGGACGTCTGCCCCATCACCAACGCATCCGCATCGGCCCGCTCCAACCGACCGAGGTCGGCGAGCTCGTCCGGCGCGAGACCGGACGGACACCGAGCCCGTACGTCGCTCGTTGCATCCAGGCGCGCACCGAGGGCAACCCGTTCTTCGTACGTGAGCTCGCCCGCCTCCTGGCCGACAGCGATCTCGACGTCGCGGCCGGTGAGGACGCCCTGGTACGCACGGGCGTTCCGTCCACGGTGCGTGACATCGTGCGAGACCGTCTCGCCGGTCTCGACCAGGAGACGAGGCGGCTCGTCGAGATCGCAGCGCTCATCGGGCGGGAGGTGGATGTCCGTCTGCTCGCTCGTGCAGCCGGCGTCGGGATGTCGGCCTGTTCGGCACTGCTCGCCACCGCCGACTCGCAGGGCCTGCTGGAGCCGGCCGAGGACAGACCGCTCTCCGTGCGGTTCGTGCACGACCTGGTTCGTGAGTCGGTGCATCAGACGACCTCGCGACTGCTCTCGACCGGTCGGTTGCACCTGCAGATCGCCGATGCGTTGGAGGGGATCCACGGGGACGACGACGCGGTCACCGAGCGACTTGCTCACCACCTGTGGCTGGCCGGGCCGTTCGCAGACCCCACACGAACCACGACCGCCCTCGTCCGCGGCGGTCGACGAGCCGTTGCCCAGTCGGCCTTCGACGCGGCGGTCCCGCACCTCGAGGCCGCTGCCAGCATCGCGCACTCGGCCGGTCTGCTCGAGCTCGAACTGTCCGCGCTGTCACAGCTCGTAGCGGTGATCGGGATGCAGACGGGCTACATGGGAAGCGCCGACGCCACCTTCGACCTGCTCGAACGCGCGGAGCGGGCCGCCCGCGGCCTCGGGCGGGAGCGAGAGGCGGCCGACTTCCTCTTCTCCCACTGGGCCGCTCACTCCCAGGCGATCCAGCTCGACCGCAGCGGTCAGCTGGCCCACCGGCTCCTCGCGGACAGCGAACGATCCGAGGATCCGGTTGTGCGGGCGTACGGGCGACACGCCTGGGGGATCCATCAGTGGGACGTCGGAAATGTCGGTGAGGCGTATCGGCACCTCAGCGAGTCGAACGCCGTCGTCGCCGAACGGGCGAAGTCCCTCGAGCAGGACCAGCTGCGGCACGACCTTCAGCTGCTCTCACCGGCGATGCTCGCGCTCAACGCCGCCCTGCACGGCAAGGACGACGAAGCCCGTCGCATCTTCGGGCGGATCGAGAGCGACGCCGGAAACCACTCCTATGACGTCACGGTGTGGTCCGCGTTCGCGGTCACAGCCGCGGCGCTGATGGCCGACCCGCACTGGGCGCTCCGTGCCGCAGAGCGAGGCATCGCAGCGGATCCTGAGTTCGCGTTCCGTTTCCTGGGCGCCTATCAACGGCTGGGCCGATGCTGGGCACATGCGGTCACCGGCCGGGACGCCGATCGGTCTCTGGCCGAGGCAGAGGCACTGATCGAGTCGAACCTGACCGACCCGCCACGCTCCGGTCTGACGACCTGGCTGGCGCTGCTCGGCGAGATGTATCTCGCGAACGGGCGGGTCCAGGAGGCCGCAGACGCTCTCAGGCGCGCCGACGCGTCCATCGAGGCACACGGGCAACGCTATGCGGCCGCCTTCGTCCAACTGATGCACGCGAAGCTGAGACGAGCACTCGGGGACCCGCTCGAAGCCGTCCACGAGGCCGCGGGACGTGCCCGCGCGACAGCGATCACCCAGCAGGCGTACCTGTTCGTCCATCGCGCGGACGACTTCCTCGGGCTGGCTCGCAGCTCGTGA
- a CDS encoding MBL fold metallo-hydrolase: MPGNLTYEVFIADPIPQNVTDLVPNGDKREFSPLSITLISGDRDAVLVDPPMTIAQTAAVGDWVESTGKNLTYIFATHGHGDHWFGSAELAERFGAEVVATAGTIEQMHGNLAIREFFWDALFPGQIPATDVVATKVVDNTIDLEGHPLTVIEVGHTDTDETSVLHVPDLDLVVAGDVIYNGVHQFLREAQGDGINAWLRAIDTVESLHPRLIVAGHKNKALDDDAERTIRETRDYLTSAATLLTEQTTALDFFNAMLERYPARLNPGALWGGATALYT; encoded by the coding sequence ATGCCTGGAAACCTGACCTACGAGGTCTTCATCGCCGACCCCATCCCCCAGAACGTCACCGACCTCGTGCCGAACGGCGACAAGCGCGAGTTCTCGCCGCTGTCGATCACGCTGATCTCCGGCGACCGGGACGCCGTCCTCGTCGATCCGCCGATGACGATCGCCCAGACCGCCGCCGTCGGCGACTGGGTCGAGTCGACCGGGAAGAACCTGACGTACATCTTCGCCACCCACGGCCACGGCGACCACTGGTTCGGCTCCGCCGAGCTCGCCGAGCGATTCGGCGCCGAGGTGGTCGCCACCGCCGGGACGATCGAGCAGATGCACGGCAACCTCGCCATTCGCGAGTTCTTCTGGGATGCACTCTTTCCCGGCCAGATCCCCGCGACCGACGTCGTGGCGACGAAGGTCGTCGACAACACGATCGACCTCGAGGGGCACCCGCTCACGGTGATCGAGGTCGGGCACACCGACACGGACGAGACCAGCGTGCTCCATGTCCCAGACCTCGACCTGGTCGTCGCCGGCGACGTCATCTACAACGGGGTGCACCAGTTCCTGCGAGAGGCGCAGGGTGACGGCATCAACGCCTGGCTCCGCGCGATCGACACCGTCGAGTCGCTCCACCCACGGCTCATCGTGGCCGGCCACAAGAACAAGGCCCTCGATGACGACGCGGAGCGGACGATTCGCGAGACGCGGGACTACCTCACCTCCGCGGCAACGCTCCTGACCGAACAGACCACCGCCCTCGACTTCTTCAACGCGATGCTGGAGCGCTATCCCGCTCGCCTGAACCCGGGCGCGCTGTGGGGCGGGGCGACGGCTCTCTACACCTGA
- a CDS encoding PaaI family thioesterase has product MSRERTYSWEDPKVFVDAAAGLSGLEFLGKIGSGELPLVPAGATTNILPVAVGDGWAEFEMQPEEWHYNPIGSVHGGMLAGLADSALGCAVHTKLPAGTGYTSLDLNIKFTRAANLDSGLLRCRAEVVTIGRRTATAEARVIDSNGRVVAHAIATCLLFT; this is encoded by the coding sequence ATGAGCCGGGAACGCACGTACTCCTGGGAAGACCCGAAGGTCTTCGTCGATGCCGCCGCCGGCCTGAGCGGACTGGAGTTCCTCGGCAAGATCGGGAGCGGAGAGCTGCCACTCGTTCCCGCCGGAGCGACGACGAACATCCTTCCGGTCGCCGTGGGTGACGGCTGGGCGGAGTTCGAGATGCAGCCCGAGGAGTGGCACTACAACCCGATCGGGTCGGTGCACGGCGGAATGCTCGCGGGTCTTGCCGACTCAGCTCTTGGCTGTGCCGTTCACACGAAGCTCCCCGCAGGGACCGGATACACGTCGCTCGATCTGAACATCAAGTTCACCAGGGCCGCCAACCTCGACAGCGGGCTGCTCCGCTGCCGAGCCGAGGTCGTCACCATCGGGCGCCGCACCGCCACTGCCGAGGCGCGAGTCATCGACAGCAACGGGCGGGTCGTGGCGCATGCGATCGCCACCTGCCTGCTCTTCACATGA
- a CDS encoding acetyl-CoA C-acyltransferase, giving the protein MTSAYIVDAVRTPIAKGKPGGAYSEIHSVDLHAHTLAALVSRTGIDPSVVDDVISGAVGQVGEQSGNTARWALLGAGFPESVPGVTVDRQCGSSQQALHFAAQGVIAGAYDVAIASGVESMSRIPIGSQTLGKDFVGSKVGARYDHGLVPQGISAELIANKWNLSRTRLDEFAAESHHRAARAWKDGLFDSQVAPVNDLRTDETIRPETSIDTLAGLRLAFKNDYWVERYPDLDWRVTAGNSSPVNDGSAAILVASEEATARLGLTPRARVHSFAIAGDDPIYMLTGIIPATQKVLQKAGLSIDDIDAFEVNEAFASVVLAWQKETGADLARVNINGGAIAIGHPLGGSGARLMTTLLSNLEQTGGRFGLQVMCEAGGLANATIIERI; this is encoded by the coding sequence ATGACCAGCGCATACATCGTCGACGCCGTCCGCACTCCCATCGCCAAGGGAAAGCCAGGCGGCGCCTACTCCGAGATCCACTCCGTCGACCTGCACGCCCACACGTTGGCGGCCCTCGTCTCCCGCACCGGCATCGACCCGTCCGTGGTGGACGACGTGATCTCCGGTGCGGTCGGCCAGGTCGGCGAACAGTCCGGCAACACGGCCCGCTGGGCGCTGCTCGGGGCGGGGTTCCCCGAGTCGGTCCCCGGCGTGACCGTCGACCGGCAGTGCGGCTCCTCCCAGCAGGCCCTGCACTTCGCCGCACAGGGCGTGATCGCCGGAGCGTACGACGTCGCCATCGCCTCGGGCGTGGAGTCGATGTCCCGGATTCCGATCGGCTCGCAGACCCTCGGCAAGGACTTCGTGGGCTCCAAGGTCGGGGCCAGATACGACCACGGCCTGGTGCCCCAGGGCATCAGCGCCGAGCTGATCGCCAACAAGTGGAACCTCTCCCGCACCCGACTCGACGAGTTCGCCGCCGAGTCCCATCACCGCGCCGCACGCGCGTGGAAGGACGGGCTCTTCGATTCTCAGGTGGCACCGGTCAACGACCTACGCACCGACGAGACCATCCGCCCCGAAACCTCGATCGACACGCTCGCCGGCCTCCGGCTGGCCTTCAAGAACGACTACTGGGTCGAGCGTTACCCCGATCTCGACTGGCGTGTCACAGCGGGCAACAGCTCGCCGGTCAATGACGGGTCCGCAGCCATCCTGGTGGCGAGCGAAGAGGCCACCGCGCGTCTCGGCCTGACCCCCAGGGCACGCGTGCACTCCTTCGCCATCGCCGGCGACGACCCGATCTACATGCTCACCGGCATCATCCCGGCCACCCAGAAGGTGCTCCAGAAGGCCGGACTGTCCATCGACGACATCGATGCCTTCGAGGTCAACGAGGCGTTCGCCTCCGTCGTGCTCGCCTGGCAGAAGGAGACCGGCGCCGATCTCGCCCGGGTCAACATCAACGGCGGCGCCATCGCGATCGGCCACCCTCTCGGCGGTTCCGGCGCCCGGCTCATGACCACCCTGCTGAGCAATCTCGAACAGACCGGCGGCCGGTTCGGCCTCCAGGTCATGTGCGAGGCCGGCGGACTGGCCAACGCGACCATCATCGAGAGGATCTGA
- a CDS encoding winged helix-turn-helix transcriptional regulator yields MDHDDSAAGSTDVLERLGAFSDRDDWPAKGWCRIERSLDVIGTRSAMVVVRELFYGGSRFDELARRTGLSEAVVAGRLKQLYADGIVDRRPYREAGKRTRDEYVLTERGRGLFPIVVALIEWGEGLRDDHRTGVELIHRDCGTSLSAVVTCEKGHDVPVERAAVRLRDEEYALAGRRRPKK; encoded by the coding sequence ATGGATCACGACGACAGCGCAGCTGGCTCGACCGACGTCCTCGAGCGCCTGGGAGCCTTCTCGGACCGTGACGACTGGCCCGCGAAGGGTTGGTGCCGGATCGAGCGCTCGCTCGACGTCATCGGTACCCGTTCGGCGATGGTGGTGGTCCGAGAGCTGTTCTACGGCGGGAGCAGGTTCGACGAGCTCGCCCGCCGAACCGGGCTGAGCGAGGCGGTCGTCGCCGGGCGGCTCAAGCAGCTGTACGCCGACGGGATCGTCGACCGCAGGCCGTACCGAGAGGCGGGCAAGCGCACGCGCGACGAATACGTCCTGACGGAACGCGGGCGTGGACTCTTTCCGATCGTCGTCGCCCTGATCGAGTGGGGCGAAGGATTGCGGGACGACCATCGGACAGGCGTCGAGCTGATCCACCGCGACTGCGGCACATCGCTGTCTGCTGTGGTGACGTGCGAGAAGGGCCATGACGTGCCCGTGGAGCGCGCGGCCGTGCGGCTCAGGGACGAGGAGTACGCCCTCGCCGGTCGCCGCCGCCCGAAGAAGTAG
- a CDS encoding DUF6326 family protein produces MTTRQTATLDDQPTSVRAKLAAAWTSFMFLYAYVDILNFFTPGVVDDILAGKVFEFDLSQTFSTAALALVSVPTLMVVLSMTLPARANRITNLVVAALYVPVTAFNLAGASWLYFYGLGVVLELGLLALIVRYAWTWPRTATAATAPAGDSAMARRGRP; encoded by the coding sequence ATGACAACACGTCAGACCGCCACTCTGGACGACCAGCCGACCTCCGTGCGAGCCAAGCTCGCCGCAGCATGGACGAGCTTCATGTTCCTCTACGCCTACGTGGACATCCTCAACTTCTTCACGCCCGGCGTCGTCGACGACATCCTCGCCGGCAAGGTCTTCGAGTTCGACCTCTCCCAGACCTTCTCGACCGCGGCGCTGGCCCTCGTGTCCGTCCCGACCCTCATGGTCGTGCTGTCGATGACACTGCCCGCCCGGGCGAACCGCATCACCAACCTCGTCGTGGCCGCGCTCTACGTCCCGGTCACGGCCTTCAACCTGGCGGGCGCGTCCTGGCTGTATTTCTACGGTCTCGGCGTCGTGCTCGAACTGGGCCTTCTCGCGCTCATCGTCCGGTACGCCTGGACCTGGCCCCGCACCGCCACCGCCGCGACCGCCCCGGCCGGAGACAGCGCTATGGCCCGACGCGGACGCCCGTGA
- a CDS encoding sensor histidine kinase, translating into MNTVRRAIWHEPRPADAPAVGRLDWLLAGVFAAATLVEGIVRPGLAWRPLVTVLALALVPALLCRRDRPLLAALVGWGVAGLLSALQLAVHAGDLGLYSMMADLILLYSLVRWGSGREIVLGTAFVVVVVVLGMYASSAGWADLFGGSVLLLLIVALAAVFRYRADLWQRQQREIRNQERVALARELHDTVAHHVSAIAVQAQAGGVVAGIQPEKAVEVLAAIESEASRTLAEMRSMVRVLREEEAVAYSPQPGVADLPALSRADATPAVEVSLNGPLTRLAGPVDAALYRLAQEALTNAVRHARGATRVVIDVRREGEVVRLRVSDDGHTEPGPAPEPGFGLLGMTERAQLLGGSLRAGPAPEGGWLVEAVLPAEAPA; encoded by the coding sequence GTGAACACTGTCCGCCGCGCCATCTGGCACGAGCCGCGGCCTGCAGACGCCCCGGCTGTGGGTCGTCTGGACTGGCTGCTGGCGGGCGTCTTTGCCGCCGCCACCCTGGTCGAGGGCATCGTTCGGCCGGGCCTGGCCTGGCGGCCCCTGGTGACGGTGCTCGCCCTGGCACTGGTGCCTGCCCTGCTCTGCCGGCGGGACCGCCCCCTGCTGGCGGCCCTCGTCGGTTGGGGCGTCGCCGGGCTGCTCTCGGCCCTCCAGTTGGCTGTGCACGCCGGGGATCTCGGCCTCTACTCGATGATGGCCGACCTGATCCTGCTCTACTCCCTGGTGCGGTGGGGCTCGGGACGGGAGATCGTGCTGGGGACGGCGTTCGTGGTGGTGGTCGTCGTGCTGGGGATGTACGCCTCCTCCGCGGGCTGGGCTGATCTCTTCGGCGGCAGCGTCCTTCTGCTGCTGATCGTCGCCCTCGCGGCCGTGTTCCGCTACCGAGCCGACCTCTGGCAGCGCCAGCAGCGCGAGATCCGCAACCAGGAGCGGGTGGCGCTCGCGCGCGAGCTGCACGACACCGTGGCCCACCACGTCTCGGCCATCGCGGTGCAGGCGCAGGCCGGTGGCGTGGTCGCGGGCATCCAGCCCGAGAAGGCCGTCGAGGTCCTGGCCGCGATCGAGTCGGAGGCGTCGCGAACCCTGGCGGAGATGAGATCGATGGTGCGGGTGCTGCGGGAGGAGGAGGCCGTCGCCTACTCGCCGCAGCCGGGAGTCGCGGACCTGCCCGCCCTGTCGCGCGCCGACGCGACGCCCGCCGTCGAGGTGTCGCTGAACGGTCCGTTGACCCGGCTGGCCGGACCCGTCGACGCCGCGCTCTACCGGCTCGCGCAGGAGGCGCTCACCAACGCCGTGCGGCACGCCCGGGGCGCGACCCGGGTCGTGATCGACGTACGCCGGGAGGGTGAGGTCGTCAGGCTGCGCGTCAGCGACGACGGACACACCGAGCCGGGGCCGGCCCCAGAGCCTGGGTTCGGCCTGCTGGGCATGACCGAGCGGGCCCAGCTCCTCGGTGGATCGCTCCGGGCAGGTCCGGCGCCCGAGGGCGGCTGGCTGGTCGAGGCCGTTCTGCCGGCGGAGGCGCCGGCATGA
- a CDS encoding response regulator, with amino-acid sequence MSIRVVVADDQDLVRTGLAMILGAQPDLEVVGEAADGLAALDLAARLRPDVLLVDIRMPGLDGVEVTRRLAGPDVTDPMAVVVITTFDLDEYVLGALRAGARGFLLKDAGPELLVQAIHAAADGDALIAPNVTRRLLATFADQAPAVPVQPVDPLTEREEEVLALVARGRTNAEISTELFVSLSTVKTHVASLMTKLGTRNRVEIAMWAYDTGRVRAG; translated from the coding sequence ATGAGCATCCGTGTGGTGGTGGCCGACGACCAGGACCTGGTACGTACCGGGCTGGCGATGATCCTCGGCGCGCAGCCCGACCTCGAGGTCGTGGGGGAGGCGGCAGACGGGCTCGCCGCACTCGACCTGGCGGCCCGGCTGCGACCCGATGTCCTCCTCGTCGACATCCGGATGCCCGGGCTCGACGGCGTCGAGGTCACCCGGCGCCTGGCCGGGCCGGACGTGACCGACCCGATGGCGGTCGTCGTGATCACCACCTTCGACCTCGACGAGTACGTCCTCGGCGCCCTGCGCGCCGGCGCCCGCGGATTCCTGCTCAAGGATGCCGGGCCGGAGCTCCTCGTGCAGGCCATCCACGCGGCGGCCGACGGGGACGCGCTGATCGCCCCCAACGTCACCCGCCGGCTGCTGGCGACCTTCGCCGACCAGGCTCCGGCGGTGCCGGTCCAGCCCGTCGATCCGCTCACCGAGCGCGAGGAGGAGGTGCTCGCCCTGGTGGCGCGGGGCCGGACCAACGCCGAGATCTCCACCGAGCTCTTCGTCAGCCTGAGCACGGTCAAGACCCATGTCGCCTCGTTGATGACCAAACTCGGCACCCGCAACCGCGTCGAGATCGCGATGTGGGCCTATGACACCGGGCGGGTGCGGGCCGGTTAG
- a CDS encoding DUF2630 family protein → MADEDIITRISALVDEEHQLRSGSGGDTQRLGELETQLDQCWDLLRQRRAKREFGEPESEAHVRPPETVEKYLS, encoded by the coding sequence ATGGCCGACGAAGACATCATCACCAGGATCAGCGCGCTCGTGGATGAGGAGCACCAGCTCCGGTCCGGGTCGGGCGGCGACACTCAGCGGCTCGGCGAGCTCGAGACGCAGCTCGACCAGTGCTGGGATCTGCTCCGCCAGAGGCGCGCCAAACGAGAGTTCGGCGAGCCCGAGTCCGAGGCGCACGTGCGTCCTCCGGAGACCGTGGAGAAGTACCTCTCCTGA
- a CDS encoding mycofactocin-coupled SDR family oxidoreductase gives MTPDAMGADEAGRVALVTGAARGIGAATVRGLVAEGVRVVALDWCAGEDSPAGYPQATRADLDTLVASLPAGWVEPVVGDVRVPEAVAAAVEVATQRWGRLDIAVAAAAVIAGGRPLWEDDSLDLQWQIDVAGVWNTAAAAVPVMLAGPDPAGCRFVALASAAGSRGLFHLAAYNAAKHAVVGLVKGLAADLAGTGVTACAVSPGSTDTAMLAATADLYSVTPGDLAGHQLLRRPLTPDEVAATVVHACSRAGAVLNGSDVAADGGFGG, from the coding sequence ATGACGCCCGACGCGATGGGCGCAGACGAGGCGGGCCGGGTGGCGCTGGTGACCGGAGCGGCACGTGGGATCGGGGCCGCCACCGTGCGGGGCCTGGTGGCCGAGGGCGTACGCGTCGTCGCGCTCGACTGGTGCGCCGGCGAGGACTCCCCGGCCGGCTACCCGCAGGCCACCAGGGCAGACCTCGACACGCTCGTCGCCTCGCTCCCGGCCGGGTGGGTGGAGCCGGTCGTCGGTGACGTACGGGTCCCTGAGGCCGTGGCCGCCGCGGTCGAGGTCGCGACCCAGCGGTGGGGACGGCTCGACATCGCCGTCGCGGCGGCCGCGGTGATCGCCGGCGGCCGCCCGCTGTGGGAGGACGACTCGCTCGACCTGCAGTGGCAGATCGACGTCGCAGGGGTCTGGAACACGGCGGCCGCCGCCGTCCCGGTCATGCTCGCCGGACCCGACCCCGCCGGGTGCCGGTTCGTCGCGCTCGCCTCTGCCGCGGGCTCGCGCGGGCTGTTCCACCTCGCCGCCTACAACGCCGCGAAGCATGCCGTGGTCGGGCTGGTGAAGGGCCTGGCCGCCGACCTCGCGGGGACCGGCGTCACCGCCTGTGCCGTCTCACCCGGCTCCACCGACACCGCGATGCTGGCCGCGACCGCCGACCTCTACTCGGTCACCCCCGGCGACCTCGCCGGCCACCAGCTCCTGCGCCGCCCGCTCACCCCGGACGAGGTCGCCGCCACCGTCGTGCACGCCTGCTCCCGTGCCGGCGCCGTGCTCAACGGATCGGACGTCGCCGCCGACGGAGGCTTCGGCGGATGA